The following proteins are co-located in the Triticum aestivum cultivar Chinese Spring chromosome 1A, IWGSC CS RefSeq v2.1, whole genome shotgun sequence genome:
- the LOC123052393 gene encoding uncharacterized protein isoform X2, with amino-acid sequence MQASGELGSEDCQSSRHIPVCYQTLKKEKQLYSVFLENLPVEYLDTDKYAIKDIFDGFSLKTWRIFFVDSLVLSWLFCSDFPSVHYLVTIYCSSTIVQLLTLWCFFCNFLAGSSHFLANFLVCTVESLEVVFYYL; translated from the exons ATGCAGGCCAGCGGTGAACTAG GAAGTGAAGACTGCCAGTCATCGCGCCATATTCCC GTTTGCTATCAAACTCTCAAAAAGGAAAAACAACTTTACTCTGTTTTTTTGGAGAACCTTCCTGTAGAGTACCTCGACACAGACAAATATGCGATCAAGGATATATTCGATGGATTTTCACTCAAAACTTGGAGGATATTTTTTGTAG ATAGTTTGGTGCTCTCATggttattttgtagtgattttccttCCGTTCATTACTTGGTAACCATCTACTGCAGCTCAACTATTGTCCAGTTGCTGACCTTATG GTGCTTCTTCTGTAACTTTTTAGCTGGCTCTTCTCATTTCCTGGCGAACTTTTTAGTCTGTACAGTCGAATCGTTGGAAGTTGTTTTCTACTATCTATAG
- the LOC123052393 gene encoding uncharacterized protein isoform X3: MVVQCFFEVYIGTMLKRDMIGSEDCQSSRHIPVCYQTLKKEKQLYSVFLENLPVEYLDTDKYAIKDIFDGFSLKTWRIFFVDSLVLSWLFCSDFPSVHYLVTIYCSSTIVQLLTLWSRSMNRSKASHQL, encoded by the exons ATGGTAGTCCAATGCTTTTTTGAAGTATATATTGGCACTATGCTGAAAAGGGACATGATAG GAAGTGAAGACTGCCAGTCATCGCGCCATATTCCC GTTTGCTATCAAACTCTCAAAAAGGAAAAACAACTTTACTCTGTTTTTTTGGAGAACCTTCCTGTAGAGTACCTCGACACAGACAAATATGCGATCAAGGATATATTCGATGGATTTTCACTCAAAACTTGGAGGATATTTTTTGTAG ATAGTTTGGTGCTCTCATggttattttgtagtgattttccttCCGTTCATTACTTGGTAACCATCTACTGCAGCTCAACTATTGTCCAGTTGCTGACCTTATG GTCAAGATCCATGAATAGGAGCAAGGCATCACACCAGCTCTGA
- the LOC123052393 gene encoding uncharacterized protein isoform X1 — MVVQCFFEVYIGTMLKRDMIGSEDCQSSRHIPVCYQTLKKEKQLYSVFLENLPVEYLDTDKYAIKDIFDGFSLKTWRIFFVDSLVLSWLFCSDFPSVHYLVTIYCSSTIVQLLTLWCFFCNFLAGSSHFLANFLVCTVESLEVVFYYL, encoded by the exons ATGGTAGTCCAATGCTTTTTTGAAGTATATATTGGCACTATGCTGAAAAGGGACATGATAG GAAGTGAAGACTGCCAGTCATCGCGCCATATTCCC GTTTGCTATCAAACTCTCAAAAAGGAAAAACAACTTTACTCTGTTTTTTTGGAGAACCTTCCTGTAGAGTACCTCGACACAGACAAATATGCGATCAAGGATATATTCGATGGATTTTCACTCAAAACTTGGAGGATATTTTTTGTAG ATAGTTTGGTGCTCTCATggttattttgtagtgattttccttCCGTTCATTACTTGGTAACCATCTACTGCAGCTCAACTATTGTCCAGTTGCTGACCTTATG GTGCTTCTTCTGTAACTTTTTAGCTGGCTCTTCTCATTTCCTGGCGAACTTTTTAGTCTGTACAGTCGAATCGTTGGAAGTTGTTTTCTACTATCTATAG